One genomic segment of Pseudomonas sp. p1(2021b) includes these proteins:
- a CDS encoding TetR/AcrR family transcriptional regulator, whose amino-acid sequence MTRQLRWGDASRMDSAEQGRQQILECALAAMIELGPDGFAIDDVARRANISRRTLYRYFATKHELVQAVISSENAAFFSAMQQQLSAFEDNFERYLEECLCFAVRYRDQHRGGFHQGYLAKAASPEVFAYILEDIAPLWQQVLAGPFEACAAGHGSAASLADCVALVSRLCLAYCLVPAEEAQIRNQVRLLLHLAA is encoded by the coding sequence ATGACCCGACAACTGCGCTGGGGTGACGCCAGCCGCATGGACAGCGCCGAGCAAGGGCGCCAGCAGATCCTGGAATGCGCACTGGCTGCGATGATCGAACTGGGCCCAGACGGCTTCGCCATCGATGACGTGGCCCGCCGCGCGAACATTTCCCGGCGCACGCTGTACCGTTACTTCGCAACCAAGCACGAGCTGGTCCAGGCAGTGATCAGCAGCGAGAACGCCGCGTTCTTCAGCGCCATGCAGCAGCAATTGAGCGCCTTCGAAGACAACTTCGAGCGCTACCTGGAGGAATGCCTGTGCTTCGCCGTGCGCTACCGCGACCAGCATCGAGGTGGTTTTCACCAGGGCTACCTGGCCAAGGCGGCCAGCCCCGAGGTATTCGCCTACATCCTCGAGGACATCGCGCCGCTGTGGCAGCAGGTGCTGGCCGGCCCGTTCGAGGCCTGTGCCGCCGGCCACGGCAGTGCTGCCAGCCTGGCCGACTGCGTTGCCCTGGTCAGTCGGCTATGCCTGGCCTATTGCCTGGTGCCCGCCGAAGAAGCGCAGATCCGCAACCAAGTGCGCCTGTTGCTCCACCTCGCTGCGTAA
- a CDS encoding Rieske 2Fe-2S domain-containing protein: protein MSTLHRIEAKLLEDRYARGWHCLGLAAQYRDGKAHRLDVFGTRLVAFQGEDGQLNILDGYCPHMGADLSTGCIEGNAIRCPFHSWRWNAEGVCDDIPYAKRIPPRAKIKRWPIMEQNHLLFVWNDPQGNPPIAEQAIPRIDACYDEAWAHWEIAELKIDTNCRELIDNVADMAHFGTVHGAPVDEFSNVFEGHTASQVMRARSERLSGDSELNTVATYYGPAYQITEMTGAMGGQPIHSILLNCHVPIDLNSFTLRYGVLVKKIPGLSEEENQAIAKAYVQQAQAAFYEDVAIWHTKTRVDNPLLCDGDGPVYQLRRWYEQFYTDVELLAADTRDSKQFVVRSGERA from the coding sequence ATGAGCACGCTGCACCGTATCGAAGCCAAACTGCTGGAGGACCGCTACGCGCGCGGTTGGCACTGCCTGGGCCTGGCCGCCCAATACCGCGATGGCAAGGCCCATCGCCTGGACGTGTTCGGTACCCGCCTGGTGGCCTTCCAGGGCGAAGACGGCCAGCTGAACATCCTCGACGGCTACTGCCCGCACATGGGCGCCGACCTGAGCACCGGCTGCATCGAAGGCAACGCCATCCGCTGCCCCTTCCACAGCTGGCGCTGGAACGCCGAGGGCGTGTGCGACGACATTCCCTACGCCAAGCGCATCCCGCCACGGGCCAAGATCAAGCGCTGGCCGATCATGGAACAGAACCACCTGTTGTTCGTCTGGAACGACCCGCAAGGCAACCCGCCGATCGCCGAACAGGCCATCCCGCGCATCGATGCCTGCTACGACGAAGCCTGGGCGCACTGGGAAATCGCCGAGCTGAAGATCGACACCAACTGCCGCGAGCTGATCGACAACGTCGCCGACATGGCGCACTTCGGCACCGTGCATGGCGCGCCGGTCGATGAGTTCAGCAACGTCTTCGAGGGCCACACTGCATCCCAGGTCATGCGCGCGCGCAGCGAGCGCCTGTCTGGCGACAGCGAGCTGAACACCGTGGCCACCTACTATGGCCCGGCTTACCAGATCACCGAAATGACCGGCGCCATGGGCGGCCAGCCGATCCATTCGATCCTGCTCAATTGCCACGTGCCGATCGACCTGAACAGCTTCACCCTGCGCTATGGCGTGCTGGTGAAGAAGATCCCGGGGCTGAGTGAGGAAGAGAACCAAGCCATCGCCAAGGCTTATGTGCAACAGGCCCAGGCGGCGTTCTACGAGGACGTGGCCATCTGGCACACCAAGACCCGCGTCGACAACCCGCTGCTGTGCGACGGCGACGGCCCGGTGTACCAGCTGCGCCGCTGGTACGAGCAGTTCTATACCGATGTCGAACTGCTGGCCGCGGACACCCGTGACAGCAAGCAGTTCGTGGTACGCAGCGGCGAGCGCGCCTGA
- a CDS encoding SDR family NAD(P)-dependent oxidoreductase: MAGQVAVITGAASGIGRGLAEHAAQLGLRLVLADVDEHSLAALAASLQGQGADVLACVTDVGDAEQVARLRDAAVARFGGVDLLFNNAGVMQTGYSWEIEAAQWQRMLDINLRGVINGVRCFVPLLLAQERPAHVINTASLAGLISSPMLGPYNVTKQAVVALSETLHYELLQLGVPVSVSVLCPGPVASAIMASDSAGEGPAATLSAMLDSSIRAGMAPRELAALVFEAIAQQRFWILPHKDFKPALELRLRSILEETNPRFAMVDVQGETHAAR; encoded by the coding sequence ATGGCGGGACAGGTAGCAGTGATCACCGGCGCGGCCAGCGGTATCGGCCGGGGCCTGGCCGAGCATGCGGCGCAGTTGGGCCTGCGCCTGGTGCTGGCGGATGTCGATGAGCACAGCCTCGCGGCCTTGGCCGCATCGCTGCAGGGGCAAGGGGCTGACGTGCTGGCCTGCGTCACCGACGTGGGCGATGCCGAACAGGTCGCGCGGTTGCGCGACGCGGCGGTGGCGCGCTTCGGCGGCGTCGACCTGTTGTTCAACAACGCCGGCGTGATGCAGACCGGCTACAGCTGGGAAATCGAGGCTGCGCAGTGGCAGCGCATGCTCGACATCAACCTGCGCGGGGTGATCAACGGCGTGCGCTGTTTCGTGCCGCTGCTGCTGGCGCAAGAGCGCCCGGCCCATGTGATCAACACCGCCTCGCTGGCCGGCCTGATCAGCAGCCCGATGCTCGGCCCCTACAACGTGACCAAGCAAGCGGTGGTGGCGTTGTCCGAGACCCTGCACTACGAGCTGCTGCAACTGGGAGTGCCGGTGTCGGTCTCGGTGCTGTGTCCGGGGCCGGTGGCCAGCGCCATCATGGCCTCGGATTCGGCAGGCGAGGGCCCGGCAGCGACGCTGAGCGCCATGCTCGATTCCAGCATCCGTGCCGGCATGGCGCCGCGTGAGCTGGCCGCTCTGGTGTTCGAGGCGATCGCCCAGCAGCGCTTCTGGATTCTCCCACACAAGGATTTCAAGCCCGCCCTGGAACTGCGCCTGCGCAGCATCCTCGAGGAAACCAACCCACGTTTTGCCATGGTCGACGTACAAGGAGAGACCCATGCCGCTCGATAG
- a CDS encoding LuxR C-terminal-related transcriptional regulator — MQSLTLEDFSELVGQLYQGPLENIPWVTFLTQLNSLLHSKHVTFILRPPSSQVDGLMVSTNGTSTEATTSYNKHFYALDPFVGLPNREVVALADYLPDAELKQSEFFRNFLEPVDVFHILGVDINTSDGAQCRLRISRGRDDPAFVDTEKHLLARFIPHLERSVKVHMQLNRIETERNLYAGAVDQMAVGTIILDETGKVLQTNQVAERLLQEKDGIKQVNDGLQVGSARDTQEFRRLVRQAMLSQKGNQASVVEAMRVKRPSGRADLGIIVRSVPLAAWSEGKQCPTVVIFISDPEQQSSAPQEIVRALFDFTPAETQLAMLLANGLTLDEASEELGISRNTSRAHLRSTFSKTGVTRQTMLVRLILRSVATLG, encoded by the coding sequence ATGCAGAGTCTCACGCTCGAAGACTTCAGCGAGCTGGTCGGCCAGCTCTACCAGGGCCCCTTGGAGAACATCCCCTGGGTGACCTTCCTCACGCAGCTCAACAGCCTTCTGCACAGCAAGCACGTGACGTTCATCCTGCGCCCGCCCAGCAGCCAGGTCGATGGCCTGATGGTCAGCACCAACGGCACGTCCACGGAAGCCACCACCTCCTACAACAAGCATTTCTATGCCCTGGACCCGTTCGTCGGCCTGCCCAACCGCGAAGTGGTCGCCCTGGCCGACTACCTGCCGGATGCCGAGCTCAAGCAGTCGGAGTTCTTCCGCAACTTCCTGGAGCCGGTGGACGTGTTCCATATCCTGGGCGTGGACATCAATACCAGCGACGGCGCCCAATGTCGCCTGCGCATCAGCCGCGGACGCGACGACCCAGCCTTCGTCGACACCGAGAAGCATTTGCTGGCGCGTTTCATCCCGCACCTGGAACGTTCGGTCAAGGTGCACATGCAGCTCAACCGCATCGAGACCGAACGCAACCTGTATGCCGGTGCCGTCGACCAGATGGCCGTGGGCACCATCATCCTCGACGAGACCGGCAAGGTCCTGCAGACCAACCAGGTGGCCGAACGGCTGCTGCAGGAGAAGGACGGGATCAAACAGGTCAATGACGGCCTGCAGGTCGGCAGCGCTCGCGACACCCAGGAGTTTCGCCGCCTGGTGCGCCAGGCCATGCTCTCCCAGAAAGGCAACCAGGCCTCGGTGGTCGAGGCCATGCGCGTCAAGCGCCCGTCCGGGCGCGCAGACCTCGGCATCATCGTGCGGTCGGTGCCCCTGGCCGCATGGAGCGAAGGCAAGCAGTGCCCGACGGTGGTGATCTTCATCAGCGACCCGGAGCAGCAATCCTCGGCGCCCCAGGAAATCGTCCGCGCGCTGTTCGACTTCACCCCTGCCGAAACCCAGCTGGCCATGCTGTTGGCCAACGGCCTGACCCTGGACGAAGCCTCCGAGGAGCTGGGCATCAGTCGCAACACCTCGCGGGCGCACCTGCGCTCGACCTTCTCCAAGACCGGCGTCACCCGCCAGACCATGCTCGTGCGCTTGATCCTGCGCAGCGTCGCCACCCTCGGCTGA
- the nudE gene encoding ADP compounds hydrolase NudE has product MRQSPTILKTELLAESSHFQIEALHLQFSNGQRRVYERLRGTGYRSVLLVVMPDPAHVLMVREYAVGVEGTILGLPKGGADTGESYLEAAQRELGEEVGLHATRLTELGELTLAPGHLCHRCRVVLAEQLSPCNSDGGDEPEPLECVTVPLAEVPALVARGELHEARAIAALFMAMGALAQRT; this is encoded by the coding sequence ATGCGCCAGAGCCCTACCATTCTCAAGACCGAACTGCTGGCTGAAAGCAGCCATTTCCAGATCGAAGCCCTGCACCTGCAGTTCAGCAATGGCCAGCGCCGGGTGTACGAGCGCTTGCGCGGCACCGGCTACCGCTCGGTGCTGTTGGTGGTCATGCCTGACCCTGCGCATGTGCTGATGGTTCGTGAATACGCCGTGGGTGTGGAAGGAACCATCCTCGGCCTGCCCAAGGGCGGAGCCGACACGGGGGAAAGCTACCTGGAGGCGGCGCAGCGGGAATTGGGGGAAGAAGTGGGCCTGCATGCCACCCGCCTGACCGAGCTGGGTGAGCTGACCTTGGCGCCTGGGCATCTGTGCCACCGCTGCCGGGTGGTGCTGGCCGAGCAGCTCAGCCCCTGCAACAGTGATGGGGGTGACGAACCTGAGCCCTTGGAATGCGTGACAGTGCCCTTGGCCGAGGTCCCTGCCTTGGTGGCTCGTGGCGAACTGCATGAAGCCCGGGCCATCGCCGCGCTGTTCATGGCCATGGGTGCGCTGGCGCAACGTACCTGA
- the nfuA gene encoding Fe-S biogenesis protein NfuA — protein MSAITITDAAHDYLADLLSKQNTPGIGIRIFITQPGTQYAETCIAYCKPGEEKPDDTAVGLKSFTAYIDAVSEPFLEDALVDYATDRMGGQLTIKAPNAKVPMVNEDSPLNERINYYLQTEINPGLASHGGAVSLVDVVDDGIAVLQFGGGCQGCGQADVTLKDGIERTLLERIPELKGVRDVTDHSKKENAYY, from the coding sequence ATGAGCGCTATAACCATTACCGACGCCGCCCATGATTACCTGGCCGATCTGCTCTCCAAGCAGAACACCCCGGGTATCGGCATTCGTATTTTCATCACCCAGCCGGGTACCCAGTACGCCGAAACCTGCATCGCCTACTGCAAGCCGGGCGAAGAGAAGCCCGATGATACCGCCGTCGGCCTGAAGAGCTTCACCGCCTACATCGACGCGGTCAGCGAGCCGTTCCTCGAGGACGCGCTGGTCGACTACGCCACCGACCGCATGGGCGGCCAGCTGACCATCAAGGCGCCGAACGCCAAGGTGCCGATGGTCAACGAGGACAGCCCGCTCAACGAACGCATCAACTACTACCTGCAGACCGAGATCAACCCGGGCCTGGCCAGCCACGGCGGTGCCGTGAGCCTGGTGGACGTGGTCGACGACGGCATCGCCGTGCTGCAGTTCGGTGGCGGTTGCCAGGGCTGCGGCCAGGCCGACGTTACCCTCAAGGACGGTATCGAGCGTACCCTGCTCGAGCGCATCCCGGAGCTCAAGGGCGTGCGCGACGTGACCGACCACAGCAAAAAGGAAAACGCGTACTACTGA
- a CDS encoding alpha/beta hydrolase, with product MPLDSQLAAVLQGFTAQGEPDYASLDARQYRLHADNLMPPLPGADMAEVRELQVAGAAGMLAARLYRPVARDGLPLLVFFHGGGFVIGNLDTHDNLCRTLALETSAVVVSVGYRLAPEARFPAAPEDCYAATRWLVERAQDLGVDGSRVALAGDSAGGNLAIAVARLARERQGPAIRHQCLFYPVTDAACDSASYADFAEGYLLSRAMMGWFWAQYLEHAGQGDDPLASPLRDEYLQGLPPTTLLTAEYDPLRDEGEAFAERLQAAGVAVRLARCEGMVHGFVSMAPFVEAAARALQGACADIRRALC from the coding sequence ATGCCGCTCGATAGCCAGCTTGCCGCCGTGCTCCAGGGCTTCACCGCCCAGGGCGAGCCCGACTACGCCAGCCTCGACGCTCGTCAGTATCGCCTGCATGCCGACAACCTGATGCCGCCGTTGCCGGGGGCCGACATGGCGGAGGTTCGCGAACTGCAGGTCGCAGGTGCCGCAGGCATGCTGGCGGCGCGCCTGTATCGGCCGGTGGCGCGGGACGGCTTGCCGCTGCTGGTGTTTTTCCATGGCGGGGGCTTTGTCATCGGCAACCTGGACACCCACGACAACCTGTGTCGTACCCTGGCCCTGGAAACCAGCGCTGTGGTGGTGTCGGTGGGCTATCGCCTAGCACCGGAGGCCCGCTTTCCGGCAGCCCCGGAGGACTGCTACGCGGCGACGCGCTGGCTGGTGGAACGTGCCCAGGACCTTGGCGTGGATGGCAGCCGCGTGGCGCTCGCCGGTGACAGCGCCGGGGGCAACCTGGCTATCGCGGTCGCCCGCCTTGCCCGTGAGCGACAGGGGCCGGCCATCCGTCATCAGTGCCTGTTCTACCCGGTCACGGACGCCGCCTGCGACAGCGCTTCCTATGCCGACTTCGCCGAAGGCTACCTGCTGTCCCGGGCCATGATGGGCTGGTTCTGGGCGCAGTACCTGGAGCATGCCGGGCAGGGCGATGACCCCCTGGCTTCGCCCCTGCGCGATGAATACCTGCAAGGGCTGCCGCCCACCACCTTGCTGACCGCCGAGTACGACCCCTTGCGCGATGAAGGCGAGGCCTTCGCCGAGCGCCTGCAGGCCGCAGGCGTTGCGGTGCGCCTGGCGCGTTGCGAGGGCATGGTGCATGGGTTCGTCAGCATGGCGCCGTTCGTCGAGGCGGCGGCCCGTGCCTTGCAGGGCGCCTGCGCCGATATCCGCCGGGCATTGTGCTGA
- a CDS encoding acyltransferase family protein, producing MLYSLQALRAFAAWVVVCHHFMQIFFDFHATGPIGQLLADRGAVGVDIFFVISGLVIYLSTRDKPIAPGQFLLNRVLRIVPAYWFYTLLMGALMLVASRWMPHQVFDWQHLLLSLLFIPAENPGGYGLYPTLNVGWTLNFEMFFYLLFGLAFLVRRRHHLLLVTGALLLVSEVLGRVGVLSRFYNNGIIYEFLLGIGIGVLYRRGLVREGLWLPLLVLGLAGLALYHLDASVRLLHWGLPSALVVLAFVALEPYFHGNRALKALGDCSYSVYLMHVLVLYGGWFASQRLGLDPYGVFAACVLSIGLMSWLSYQWLERGLHRRLQAWLQARGEQRQAFALSRVKY from the coding sequence ATGCTGTATTCGCTTCAGGCTCTCCGGGCGTTCGCCGCCTGGGTGGTTGTGTGCCACCACTTCATGCAGATCTTCTTCGACTTCCACGCCACCGGCCCCATCGGCCAACTGCTTGCCGACCGGGGCGCTGTTGGCGTGGACATCTTCTTCGTCATCAGTGGCCTGGTGATCTACCTCTCGACCCGCGACAAACCCATCGCGCCAGGGCAGTTCCTGCTCAACCGGGTATTGCGTATCGTGCCAGCCTACTGGTTCTACACGCTGCTCATGGGCGCGCTGATGCTGGTGGCCAGCCGCTGGATGCCGCACCAGGTGTTCGATTGGCAGCACCTGCTGCTGTCGTTGCTGTTCATACCGGCCGAGAACCCCGGTGGCTACGGCTTGTACCCGACCCTCAACGTCGGTTGGACATTGAACTTCGAGATGTTCTTCTACCTGCTGTTCGGCCTGGCATTCCTGGTGCGTCGGCGCCATCACCTGCTGCTGGTCACTGGCGCACTGTTGTTGGTCAGCGAGGTGCTGGGGCGGGTCGGGGTGCTCAGCCGCTTCTACAACAACGGCATCATCTATGAGTTCCTGTTGGGTATCGGCATCGGCGTTCTGTATCGCCGGGGCCTGGTGCGCGAAGGGCTGTGGCTGCCGCTGCTGGTGCTAGGCCTGGCCGGCTTGGCCCTCTATCACCTGGATGCCTCGGTACGCTTGCTGCACTGGGGCCTGCCCAGCGCGCTGGTGGTGCTGGCCTTCGTCGCGCTCGAGCCGTACTTCCACGGCAACCGGGCACTCAAGGCCCTGGGCGACTGCTCCTATTCGGTGTACCTGATGCATGTGCTGGTGCTGTATGGCGGCTGGTTCGCCAGCCAACGCCTGGGCTTGGACCCCTACGGCGTGTTCGCTGCCTGTGTGCTGTCCATTGGACTAATGTCGTGGCTCAGCTACCAGTGGCTCGAACGTGGCCTGCACCGGCGCCTGCAAGCCTGGTTGCAGGCGCGCGGGGAGCAACGGCAGGCGTTCGCGCTTTCCCGAGTCAAATACTAG